The following are encoded together in the Salvia hispanica cultivar TCC Black 2014 chromosome 6, UniMelb_Shisp_WGS_1.0, whole genome shotgun sequence genome:
- the LOC125196510 gene encoding heptahelical transmembrane protein ADIPOR1-like, which yields MITVWRRKKIQMDRDENQKIFLLSESKEVIEPKILKKAKTNKRIDDDGKKYRLLSFNELPDYMKDNEYILDYYRANWPLKEALFSLFRWHNETLNVWTHLLGFLLFMGLTIANVIHVPHVADFIAMISEQFPSSAEANASKKLSAVSDDSLFIFQEIESSLLEASGASAETRWPFYVFLCGSMMCLLCSSVCHLFSCHSRRLSLQLLRLDYVGIAVMIITSFFPPIYYIFQCSPRWQLIYLTGISVMGLCTIAALLSPSLSTPRYRPLRALLFVSMGLFGLFPALHALVINWRDPHRDLILAYESAMAASYLLGTLFYVARIPERWRPGLFDLAGHSHQIFHVFVVMGALAHYAAAQVFLTYRSRTGCGAFA from the exons ATGATCACTGTTTGGAGGAGGAAGAAAATCCAGATGGATCGCGACGAGAATCAGAAGATTTTTCTCTTGAGTGAATCGAAAGAAGTGATAGAGCCAAAGATATTGAAGAAGGCGAAGACGAATAAGAGGATTGATGATGATGGGAAGAAATACCGGCTTTTATCATTCAACGAGCTGCCGGATTACATGAAGGATAATGAATACATCTTGGATTATTACAGGGCTAATTGGCCTCTCAAGGAAGCCCTCTTCAGCCTTTTTAGGTGGCATAATGAGACACTTAATGTTTGGAC gCATTTACTGGGATTCTTGTTATTTATGGGATTGACAATAGCCAATGTAATCCATGTGCCTCATGTGGCAGATTTTATTGCCATGATTTCTGA ACAGTTTCCATCGAGTGCAGAAGCTAACGCGTCGAAGAAGCTGTCAGCGGTGAGCGATGACTCATTATTCATTTTCCAAGAAATAGAATCAAGCCTCCTCGAAGCGAGCGGAGCATCAGCGGAGACGCGGTGGCCGTTCTACGTGTTCCTGTGCGGATCAATGATGTGCCTCCTGTGCAGCAGCGTGTGCCACCTCTTCTCGTGCCACTCGCGGCGCCTCAGCCTCCAGCTCCTCCGCCTGGACTACGTAGGCATCGCGGTGATGATCATCACCTCCTTCTTCCCCCCGATCTACTACATCTTCCAATGCAGCCCGCGGTGGCAGCTCATCTACCTCACGGGGATCTCCGTGATGGGGCTGTGCACCATCGCGGCGCTGCTCTCCCCGTCCCTCTCCACCCCAAGGTACCGCCCCCTCCGCGCCCTCCTCTTCGTCTCCATGGGCCTCTTCGGCCTCTTCCCGGCCCTCCACGCCCTCGTCATCAACTGGCGGGACCCCCACCGCGACCTCATCCTCGCGTACGAGTCCGCCATGGCGGCCTCCTATCTACTTGGGACGCTTTTTTATGTCGCCCGGATTCCTGAGCGATGGCGGCCAGGTCTATTCGACCTGGCCGGCCACAGCCACCAGATCTTCCATGTCTTTGTAGTCATGGGGGCCCTGGCCCACTATGCCGCGGCCCAGGTCTTCCTGACCTACAGGAGCAGGACCGGCTGCGGCGCATTTGcttga